The Brasilonema sennae CENA114 genome includes a region encoding these proteins:
- a CDS encoding carbon dioxide-concentrating mechanism protein: MEAYSQRSISNIQASRRRDTLSESALGLVSTRSFPAMVGTADMMLKTAGVHLIGYEKIGSGHCTAIVRGGIADVRLAVESGVQTAEQFGQLVSSLVIARPYPNLEVILPINSRLSALSQDSYNRLSNQAIGLVETRGFPALVGAADAMLKAADVQLAAYEKIGAGLCTAIIRGSVANVAVAVEAGMYEAERIGELNAVMVIPRPLEELEQTLPVASCWIEERQPLKLPINIKEQVAETELVELPDLTRLPLKMTEE; encoded by the coding sequence ATGGAGGCATACAGTCAAAGGTCTATAAGCAATATCCAGGCATCGCGCCGTCGAGACACACTCAGTGAAAGTGCGTTGGGATTAGTGTCTACCCGCAGTTTTCCAGCAATGGTTGGTACAGCGGATATGATGCTCAAAACCGCTGGAGTTCACCTCATTGGATATGAAAAAATTGGCAGTGGTCACTGTACTGCGATCGTCAGGGGTGGGATAGCTGATGTACGTCTGGCGGTAGAGTCTGGTGTGCAAACTGCTGAACAATTTGGTCAGTTGGTTTCTAGCTTGGTCATTGCCCGTCCTTATCCCAACCTAGAAGTGATACTGCCTATCAACAGCCGCCTGAGTGCACTTTCTCAAGACAGCTACAACCGCCTGAGCAACCAAGCAATTGGTTTAGTAGAAACGAGGGGATTTCCAGCGTTGGTGGGAGCTGCTGATGCGATGTTGAAAGCTGCCGATGTCCAATTGGCAGCTTACGAAAAAATTGGTGCGGGTTTGTGTACAGCCATTATTCGTGGGTCGGTGGCAAATGTCGCGGTGGCAGTAGAAGCTGGTATGTACGAAGCAGAACGCATTGGAGAGTTAAACGCAGTCATGGTCATTCCAAGACCATTGGAGGAATTAGAGCAAACCTTGCCAGTTGCAAGTTGCTGGATAGAAGAACGTCAACCGTTAAAGTTACCTATCAACATCAAGGAGCAAGTCGCAGAAACAGAGTTAGTAGAATTGCCAGATTTAACCAGGTTACCTCTAAAAATGACCGAAGAATGA
- a CDS encoding transferase, which yields MSVPPLRPSYDFDSYISGEVIIHPSAVLAPGVILQAAPNSKIIIGSGVCVGMGSILQVHEGTLEVEAGANLGAGLLMVGKGRIGANACIGAATTIFNCSVDPGQVLPAGSVLGDTSRRISESPTQTEQTTQESSITNPTFSTTESENGTGRQKGEAGKEESSAISPSSSSLSPPVSTQDSQISTYIYGQQSIQKLLVTLFPHKQSLNKPISDGEPE from the coding sequence ATGTCTGTGCCGCCACTGCGCCCAAGTTATGACTTTGATTCTTATATAAGTGGCGAGGTGATAATTCATCCAAGTGCAGTACTTGCACCAGGTGTGATACTCCAAGCAGCTCCAAACAGCAAAATAATTATTGGTTCGGGTGTTTGTGTTGGTATGGGGTCAATTCTCCAAGTCCATGAAGGAACACTTGAGGTAGAAGCAGGAGCAAATCTGGGAGCCGGTCTTTTGATGGTTGGTAAAGGTAGAATAGGGGCAAATGCTTGTATTGGGGCAGCAACAACAATTTTTAATTGTTCTGTTGATCCGGGACAAGTCCTACCTGCGGGTTCTGTTCTGGGAGATACAAGTCGCCGTATTTCTGAATCTCCTACACAAACCGAACAAACAACCCAGGAATCATCCATAACTAACCCTACTTTCAGTACTACAGAGTCAGAAAATGGGACAGGTAGACAAAAAGGAGAGGCAGGCAAGGAGGAATCATCTGCCATATCTCCCTCCTCATCTTCCTTATCCCCACCAGTTTCCACTCAAGACTCTCAAATCAGTACTTACATTTATGGACAACAAAGCATACAAAAGCTGCTAGTTACATTGTTTCCCCATAAACAGTCGTTAAACAAACCTATATCTGACGGTGAACCTGAATAA
- a CDS encoding ribulose bisphosphate carboxylase small subunit, whose translation MAVRSTAAPPTPWSKSLAEPNIDETAFVHPFSNIIGNVFVGANVMVAPGTSIRADEGTPFYIGENTNIQDGVVIHGLEQGRVIGDDQNEYSVWIGTNASITHMALIHGPAYVGDNSFIGFRSTVFNARVGAGCIVMMHALIQDVEIPPGKYVPSGAIITTQQQADRLPDVQAHDKQFAHHVVGINQALRSGYICAGDSMCINTVRKELTKSYTSNNGFERSNDVARSSLGVETVEQVRYLLNQGYKIGTEHVDQRRFRTGSWQSCTPIEARSVGDAIAALEDCLTSHSGDYVRLFGIDPKGKRRVLETIIQRPDGVVNNPPTNFKGHTNQTNRSYNDKSYSNSYSNGSGSGKLSGETVDQVQQLLGSGYKIGTEHVDERRFRTGSWQSCQSIEVTSTREAVSALEQCMENHPGEYVRLIGIDPKAKRRVLESIIQRPNGPVGSSDSYKSTASAPASGVPVNYSATSTGTATSKRLSSDVVEQLQQLINGGYNISVEHVDQRRFRINSWSSAGQIQTRSAQQAAAALENYLDQYQGEYVRLIGIEPKAKRRIVETIIQRP comes from the coding sequence ATGGCAGTCCGCAGCACGGCGGCACCCCCAACCCCGTGGTCAAAAAGTTTAGCTGAGCCAAACATCGATGAGACAGCGTTTGTGCATCCCTTTTCCAACATTATTGGGAATGTATTTGTGGGCGCAAATGTAATGGTTGCTCCGGGAACTTCCATTAGAGCGGATGAAGGCACACCCTTTTACATAGGTGAAAACACTAATATCCAAGATGGTGTCGTCATTCATGGGTTGGAGCAAGGTCGAGTCATTGGTGATGACCAAAATGAGTACTCTGTATGGATTGGCACCAATGCATCCATTACTCACATGGCGCTCATTCATGGACCAGCTTATGTTGGGGATAATTCCTTCATTGGCTTTCGCTCTACGGTGTTCAACGCCAGAGTAGGAGCAGGTTGCATCGTGATGATGCATGCTTTAATTCAAGATGTGGAAATTCCACCAGGAAAATACGTACCTTCAGGAGCAATAATAACAACTCAGCAGCAAGCGGATCGCTTACCAGATGTGCAAGCACACGATAAACAATTTGCTCATCATGTGGTTGGGATTAATCAGGCCTTGCGCTCTGGTTACATCTGTGCTGGGGATAGTATGTGTATAAATACTGTTCGGAAGGAATTGACAAAATCTTATACAAGCAATAATGGGTTTGAAAGGAGTAATGACGTGGCAAGAAGTAGCTTGGGTGTTGAAACAGTCGAACAAGTACGTTATCTGTTAAATCAAGGGTATAAAATTGGTACAGAACACGTAGATCAGCGGCGGTTCCGTACTGGCTCTTGGCAAAGTTGTACACCAATAGAAGCAAGATCAGTTGGTGATGCGATCGCAGCTTTGGAAGATTGTCTGACCAGTCACAGCGGCGACTACGTTCGTCTTTTTGGCATTGACCCCAAGGGTAAACGGCGCGTGTTAGAAACAATTATCCAACGCCCAGATGGAGTCGTAAATAATCCGCCTACTAACTTCAAAGGTCATACCAATCAAACAAACAGAAGCTATAACGATAAGAGTTACAGCAATAGCTACAGCAACGGCAGTGGTAGTGGTAAACTCAGTGGCGAAACTGTAGACCAAGTACAACAACTCCTTGGCTCTGGTTACAAAATTGGTACAGAACACGTAGATGAGCGTCGCTTCCGTACAGGTTCATGGCAAAGCTGCCAGTCCATTGAAGTCACTTCCACAAGAGAAGCTGTTAGCGCATTGGAACAATGTATGGAAAATCATCCAGGTGAGTACGTACGCTTGATTGGTATTGACCCCAAGGCAAAACGGCGCGTATTAGAAAGTATTATCCAACGTCCTAACGGTCCAGTTGGCTCATCCGACAGTTATAAGTCTACAGCTAGTGCGCCAGCTAGTGGGGTGCCAGTAAATTATTCTGCCACATCAACAGGAACAGCAACCAGTAAACGCCTCAGTTCCGATGTAGTAGAACAGCTACAGCAACTCATCAATGGTGGGTATAACATTAGCGTAGAACATGTAGATCAGCGACGTTTTCGCATAAATTCGTGGTCAAGCGCTGGGCAAATTCAGACTCGTTCTGCACAACAAGCCGCAGCAGCATTAGAAAACTATTTAGATCAATACCAAGGGGAGTACGTGCGACTTATTGGTATTGAGCCAAAAGCTAAACGCCGGATAGTGGAAACAATTATCCAACGGCCATAA
- a CDS encoding EutN/CcmL family microcompartment protein — MQIAKVRGTVVSTQKDPTLRGTKLLLLQLVDEQGQILPEYEVAADSVGAGIDEWVLISRGSAARQVMGNEQRPVDAAVVAIIDTIHVQDRVIYSKKDQYR; from the coding sequence ATGCAAATTGCTAAAGTTCGCGGCACAGTAGTGAGCACTCAAAAAGATCCAACTCTGCGAGGTACTAAGCTACTGCTGTTGCAATTAGTAGATGAACAAGGACAAATTTTGCCAGAATACGAGGTGGCCGCTGATAGTGTGGGTGCGGGAATAGATGAGTGGGTACTTATTAGTCGTGGTAGTGCCGCCCGTCAAGTTATGGGTAACGAACAACGTCCAGTAGACGCTGCCGTAGTGGCAATAATTGATACAATCCACGTTCAAGACCGCGTGATTTACAGCAAAAAAGACCAGTATAGATAG
- a CDS encoding carbon dioxide-concentrating mechanism protein CcmK: MSIAVGMVETLGFPAVVEAADAMVKAARVTLVGYEKIGSGRVTVIVRGDVSEVQASVAAGVESVKRVNGGQVLSTHIIARPHENLEYVLPIRYTEDVEQFRENVNAIRPFGNRRP; the protein is encoded by the coding sequence ATGTCAATTGCAGTAGGAATGGTAGAAACTTTAGGGTTTCCTGCGGTAGTAGAAGCAGCAGATGCGATGGTAAAAGCCGCCCGCGTGACTTTAGTTGGCTACGAAAAAATTGGTAGCGGTCGCGTAACCGTGATTGTACGGGGAGACGTTTCTGAAGTACAAGCTTCAGTTGCTGCTGGGGTTGAATCAGTCAAGCGAGTCAATGGTGGACAAGTGCTGTCTACCCACATCATTGCTCGTCCTCACGAAAACCTGGAATACGTGCTACCAATTCGTTATACAGAAGATGTAGAACAGTTCCGGGAGAATGTGAACGCAATTCGTCCCTTCGGCAACAGAAGACCATAA
- a CDS encoding carbon dioxide-concentrating mechanism protein CcmK translates to MPIAVGMIETKGFPAVVEAADAMVKAARVTLVGYEKIGSARVTVIVRGDVSEVQASVAAGVEAARRVNGGEVLSTHIIARPHENLEYVLPIRYTEAVEQFRT, encoded by the coding sequence ATGCCAATTGCGGTTGGAATGATTGAAACAAAAGGGTTTCCGGCAGTCGTTGAAGCTGCTGATGCGATGGTGAAAGCCGCTCGCGTTACTCTAGTAGGGTATGAAAAAATCGGTAGCGCTCGGGTGACTGTGATTGTCCGAGGAGACGTTTCTGAAGTGCAAGCTTCTGTTGCTGCTGGAGTGGAAGCAGCTAGAAGAGTGAATGGCGGTGAGGTGCTGTCCACTCACATAATTGCCCGTCCTCACGAAAACCTGGAATATGTTCTGCCAATTCGTTATACCGAAGCCGTGGAGCAGTTCCGTACTTAG
- a CDS encoding NAD(P)H-quinone oxidoreductase subunit F translates to MNQILFSTSWCIPFYGLMGALLTLPWAIGLIRRTGPRPAAYINWLATFLAFLHSLFVCVDIWNTESQTFLFTWFQAGDFDLSFALEVSSITVGTTVLITGLSLLALTYALGYMEKDWAIARFFGLMGFFEAALCGLAISDSLFLSYALLEMLTLSTYLLVGFWYAQPLVVTAARDAFWTKRVGDLLLLMAVVTLSTLAGSLNFSDLYEWAQTADLNSTTSTLLGLGLIAGPAGKCAQFPLHLWLDEAMEGPNPASVMRNSLVVAGGAYVLFKLQPILALSPVALNALIIMGTVTAIGASLVALAQIDIKRAMSHSTSAYMGLAFLAVGMQQGGVALMLLLTHAIAKALLFMSSGAVIFTTNTQDLTEMGGLWSRMPATTTAFVVGSAGMVTLLPLGSFWAMLGWADGLALVSPWVIGVLVVVNSLTALNLTRLFRLIFWGQPQPKTRRTPEVGWQMALPMVTLTVMTLLLPLMLQQWYLLPDWESINWIVVTLLVSSGVLGIGVGSNIYLHKAWSRSRVLTWRFLQDLLGYDFYIDRLYHVTVVSIVALLSKISAWSDRYLVDGFINLIGFATIFGGQTLKYSISGRSQGYLLTILVGVSLLGFLVSWSLGLLNILPF, encoded by the coding sequence ATGAATCAGATTCTGTTTTCAACAAGTTGGTGTATACCTTTTTATGGGTTAATGGGTGCCCTGTTAACTTTACCGTGGGCAATAGGATTAATTCGGCGCACAGGACCAAGACCAGCCGCTTATATCAACTGGCTGGCAACCTTTTTGGCTTTTCTCCACAGCTTGTTCGTATGCGTTGATATTTGGAATACAGAATCACAAACTTTTTTGTTTACCTGGTTCCAAGCTGGGGATTTTGACTTATCCTTTGCTTTAGAAGTTTCGTCAATTACTGTAGGGACAACAGTTTTAATTACAGGGTTAAGTTTACTGGCATTAACTTACGCCCTTGGTTATATGGAAAAGGACTGGGCGATCGCACGTTTCTTTGGGCTGATGGGATTTTTTGAAGCAGCGCTGTGTGGCTTAGCTATCAGTGACTCTTTATTTCTCAGCTATGCCCTTCTGGAAATGTTAACTCTTTCCACCTATTTGCTGGTCGGTTTCTGGTATGCTCAACCCTTAGTCGTCACAGCAGCACGAGATGCATTTTGGACCAAGCGAGTGGGAGACTTGTTGCTGCTGATGGCAGTTGTGACACTTTCCACCCTAGCAGGTAGCTTGAACTTTTCTGACTTGTATGAATGGGCGCAGACGGCAGATTTAAATTCAACAACATCAACTTTGTTAGGTTTAGGGCTGATTGCAGGACCTGCGGGTAAATGCGCTCAATTTCCGCTACATTTGTGGTTAGATGAGGCAATGGAAGGTCCCAACCCAGCTTCAGTGATGCGAAACTCTTTGGTGGTGGCTGGTGGGGCGTATGTGCTGTTTAAACTACAACCAATTTTAGCGCTGTCGCCAGTTGCATTAAATGCTTTAATCATCATGGGTACAGTCACCGCAATTGGTGCATCGTTAGTGGCACTGGCTCAAATTGACATCAAACGAGCAATGTCTCACTCCACAAGTGCATACATGGGGTTAGCGTTTTTGGCAGTCGGGATGCAGCAAGGAGGAGTAGCTTTGATGCTGTTGCTGACTCATGCCATTGCCAAAGCACTCTTATTTATGAGTTCTGGAGCAGTGATATTTACTACCAATACTCAAGATTTAACCGAAATGGGGGGTCTGTGGTCAAGGATGCCAGCAACCACCACAGCTTTTGTTGTCGGTTCTGCTGGAATGGTGACACTGCTACCACTAGGAAGCTTTTGGGCGATGTTAGGATGGGCTGATGGCTTGGCTTTGGTTAGCCCTTGGGTCATTGGTGTGTTAGTGGTGGTCAATAGTTTGACGGCATTAAATTTGACACGCCTATTTCGCTTAATATTTTGGGGTCAGCCACAACCAAAGACCCGTCGCACTCCAGAAGTCGGTTGGCAGATGGCATTGCCAATGGTAACGCTGACGGTAATGACCTTGTTATTACCCCTGATGCTACAACAATGGTATCTCTTACCTGATTGGGAAAGTATAAATTGGATTGTCGTGACATTGTTAGTATCCTCTGGAGTGCTGGGGATAGGGGTAGGGTCTAACATCTATCTGCACAAAGCTTGGTCGAGATCTAGAGTTCTTACTTGGAGATTTTTGCAAGACTTGTTAGGTTATGACTTTTACATTGACCGACTTTATCATGTGACAGTCGTTAGTATAGTCGCGCTGCTTTCTAAAATTTCAGCATGGAGCGATCGCTATCTGGTAGATGGTTTCATTAACTTAATTGGGTTTGCAACAATTTTTGGTGGACAAACCTTAAAGTACAGCATTTCTGGTCGTTCTCAAGGATACCTATTGACAATCCTTGTAGGCGTTAGTCTCCTAGGTTTTCTCGTCAGCTGGTCATTAGGCTTACTGAATATCTTGCCATTCTAA
- a CDS encoding NADH-quinone oxidoreductase subunit M gives MLSILLLIPLLGAALLGFLPFGITAKLSRKVALVVASIAFLWTIVIASQFNPGEMNKQFTEFLPWIDALGLNYYLGIDGLSLPLLLLNGLLTWIAIDSTDENISRPRFYYSLLLLLNAGVTGAFMAQDLLLFFLFYEIELIPLYFLIAIWGGERRGYAATKFLIYTAVSGIMILASFLGMVWLSGASSFALDALNTSVLSVETQVLLLLGILIGFGIKIPLVPLHTWLPDAHVEASTPISVLLAGVLLKLGTYGLLRFGMNLLPNGWSYVSPVLATWAVISVLYGASCAIAQNDMKKMVAYSSIGHMGFVLLAAAAATPLSVLGCIMQMISHGLISALLFLLVGIVYKKTGSRDLGVLQGLLNPERGMPVIGSLMVLGVMASAGIPGMVGFISEFIIFRGSFAVFPVQTLLAMIGTGLTAVYFLILMNRGFFGRLSAQVVNLPRVSWGDRIPAVVLAVLIVIFGVQPNWLVRWTEPTMTTMVNIPTPVATVSFVKEKTKT, from the coding sequence ATGCTCAGTATTTTGCTTTTGATACCGTTACTAGGTGCGGCTTTACTCGGTTTCTTGCCTTTTGGCATAACAGCAAAACTTTCTCGTAAAGTCGCTTTGGTTGTTGCGAGTATCGCTTTCTTGTGGACTATAGTCATTGCAAGCCAGTTTAATCCTGGGGAAATGAATAAACAGTTCACCGAATTCCTACCTTGGATAGATGCGTTAGGATTAAATTATTATCTTGGAATAGACGGTCTGTCATTACCTTTGCTGCTATTAAATGGCTTGTTGACTTGGATCGCCATTGACAGCACTGACGAAAATATTTCGCGTCCTCGATTTTATTACAGTTTGCTCCTGCTGTTAAACGCTGGCGTGACTGGAGCCTTCATGGCACAAGATTTACTGCTATTTTTCTTGTTTTACGAAATCGAACTGATTCCCCTGTATTTCCTGATTGCGATTTGGGGTGGTGAACGGCGCGGCTATGCAGCGACTAAATTTTTGATTTACACCGCTGTTTCTGGGATAATGATTTTAGCAAGTTTTCTGGGCATGGTTTGGCTGAGTGGAGCTTCTAGCTTTGCTTTGGATGCCTTGAATACTAGCGTTTTGTCTGTAGAGACACAAGTCTTACTCTTGCTGGGAATATTAATTGGTTTTGGCATCAAAATTCCCTTAGTTCCTCTGCATACTTGGTTACCAGATGCTCACGTTGAAGCTTCCACACCAATTTCTGTATTATTGGCTGGGGTACTGTTGAAGTTGGGAACTTACGGCTTACTCCGGTTTGGGATGAACTTGTTGCCGAATGGTTGGAGTTATGTATCTCCCGTTTTAGCAACGTGGGCAGTTATCAGCGTGCTGTATGGTGCATCGTGTGCGATCGCCCAAAACGACATGAAAAAAATGGTAGCATACAGTTCCATTGGACACATGGGCTTTGTGCTTTTAGCCGCCGCAGCTGCAACACCTTTGAGTGTCTTGGGATGCATCATGCAAATGATTAGTCACGGCTTGATTTCAGCCCTGCTGTTTTTATTAGTAGGGATTGTCTATAAAAAAACAGGAAGCCGTGATTTAGGAGTTCTTCAGGGACTCCTCAACCCAGAACGAGGTATGCCTGTGATTGGAAGCTTGATGGTTTTGGGAGTAATGGCTAGCGCTGGTATACCGGGAATGGTGGGATTTATTTCCGAATTTATCATTTTTCGGGGCAGTTTCGCAGTTTTCCCAGTCCAAACTCTATTAGCGATGATAGGTACCGGCTTAACTGCTGTTTACTTCTTAATTCTCATGAACCGTGGCTTTTTCGGGCGTTTGTCTGCACAAGTCGTCAATTTGCCACGTGTCTCTTGGGGCGATCGTATTCCTGCTGTCGTTTTAGCTGTGCTGATTGTGATTTTTGGAGTCCAACCCAATTGGCTTGTGCGTTGGACTGAACCGACAATGACGACGATGGTTAATATACCAACCCCAGTGGCAACGGTATCGTTTGTTAAGGAAAAAACCAAAACTTAA
- a CDS encoding CO2 hydration protein: MVNIKDKPVNYPLFEYIERLESGGALLPDTEENVIEVVGILKSYGIVLDAYSKNLIYVAEHQFLVFFQFWKYFNGDFSFKKLFRHWWHDRINYEYAEYCMKGMIWHGGGGLDQYLDSKEFEERAQAVIAAKFKNNPIIKGVNQLFPDFLTEQLRVSSYSTGLGQFWRVMADIFLTLSDRYDQGEIKCIPDVVEHVKAGLVADANKPITYAVKIRDKVYDIIPKSAGLTFLADTAIPYVEAVFFRGTAFHGTVSYNAQAYQIPADQSRFQYGALYADPLPIGGAGIPPTLLMQDMRHYLPDYLHEVYQRSRRGEDDLRVQICISFQKSMFCVTTATILGLMPHPVDTQNPDEQKMNRVFLQKWLDRLKTSRLEQVNDQSNFCLISVPKMM, from the coding sequence ATGGTAAACATAAAAGATAAACCTGTTAACTATCCATTATTTGAATATATCGAGCGATTAGAGTCAGGAGGGGCATTACTTCCTGATACCGAAGAAAATGTGATAGAAGTCGTGGGTATTCTGAAAAGTTACGGCATCGTTTTAGATGCCTACTCTAAAAATCTCATTTATGTTGCTGAACATCAATTTTTAGTATTTTTCCAATTTTGGAAATACTTTAATGGAGACTTTTCTTTTAAGAAACTATTTCGGCATTGGTGGCATGACAGAATTAATTATGAATATGCCGAATATTGCATGAAAGGGATGATATGGCATGGTGGCGGTGGGTTGGATCAATACTTAGATTCAAAAGAATTTGAAGAAAGAGCGCAAGCTGTTATTGCAGCAAAATTTAAAAATAATCCTATCATCAAGGGAGTTAACCAACTTTTCCCTGATTTCTTAACAGAACAGTTGCGTGTCAGTTCTTACTCCACGGGTTTAGGTCAATTTTGGCGTGTGATGGCTGATATTTTCCTCACTTTATCAGACCGTTACGATCAAGGTGAAATCAAATGTATTCCTGATGTTGTAGAACACGTCAAAGCAGGTTTGGTAGCAGATGCCAACAAGCCTATTACCTACGCAGTTAAAATTCGGGATAAAGTTTACGATATCATTCCTAAATCTGCTGGTTTGACATTTCTTGCAGATACAGCAATCCCTTATGTAGAAGCAGTTTTCTTCCGGGGAACCGCTTTTCATGGCACAGTTTCATATAATGCCCAAGCTTATCAAATTCCCGCAGATCAATCTCGATTTCAATATGGTGCTTTGTATGCCGATCCTTTACCAATTGGCGGTGCGGGTATTCCTCCTACCTTGTTGATGCAAGATATGCGTCATTATCTTCCAGATTATTTGCACGAAGTTTATCAGCGCAGTCGTCGGGGAGAAGATGATTTGCGAGTTCAAATTTGTATAAGTTTTCAAAAGTCGATGTTCTGTGTGACTACAGCAACGATTTTGGGACTTATGCCTCATCCAGTGGATACTCAAAATCCAGATGAGCAAAAAATGAATCGAGTCTTTCTGCAAAAGTGGCTTGATAGGTTAAAGACTTCGCGTTTAGAACAGGTGAACGATCAATCTAATTTTTGTCTTATCTCTGTACCTAAGATGATGTAG
- a CDS encoding GUN4 domain-containing protein, which yields MILSQAALNYATVPVLTLAYQCKKEAEQISSESVRQQLEKKFEEGLKSEKLDEFTLAAEVRLASRLNELNHDLSQSNREIDTSYITHAEYQLFWNETNSPTNSPTTPANKRDVEQPITNINFWDANRFCAWLSLRTRKELGEPGICYKPATQAEKQQHPCEEDKKYADKEGIRLIRFQVPTRYAQLAYYLAAGEWKEADEETNKVMLEVAGGEKQGYLELEDIRQFPCEDLRIIDKLWVEYSNGHFNVSI from the coding sequence ATGATATTAAGTCAAGCTGCTTTGAATTATGCAACAGTTCCTGTACTTACGCTTGCTTATCAATGCAAGAAAGAAGCGGAACAAATTTCTTCTGAAAGTGTGCGACAACAGCTAGAAAAGAAGTTTGAAGAAGGACTAAAGTCTGAGAAACTAGATGAATTTACCCTGGCGGCGGAAGTCAGACTTGCTTCTCGCCTAAATGAATTAAATCATGACTTGAGCCAGAGCAATCGTGAAATTGATACCAGTTACATCACTCATGCAGAATATCAACTCTTTTGGAATGAAACAAATTCTCCCACCAACTCTCCCACCACTCCTGCTAACAAAAGAGACGTTGAACAACCCATCACTAACATCAACTTTTGGGATGCTAATCGTTTTTGTGCTTGGCTTAGCTTAAGAACTCGTAAAGAATTGGGAGAACCGGGAATCTGCTATAAACCAGCGACACAGGCAGAAAAGCAACAACATCCCTGCGAAGAAGATAAAAAGTACGCTGATAAAGAAGGAATTCGGCTCATCCGGTTTCAAGTACCAACTCGCTACGCACAACTAGCTTACTACCTTGCAGCAGGTGAGTGGAAAGAAGCTGACGAGGAAACTAATAAAGTTATGCTTGAGGTGGCTGGGGGAGAAAAACAAGGTTACCTAGAATTAGAGGACATCCGACAATTTCCCTGTGAAGACTTGAGAATCATAGACAAATTGTGGGTAGAGTACAGTAACGGACACTTTAATGTTAGTATCTAG
- the mgtE gene encoding magnesium transporter: MLLEDVRNSAFDIGDLNQLKLDLNSTQPVDVGEYITQLPKQDRAIAFRLLNKHQAIDVFEYLPAEVQEEIINSLHDVQVAQIIEAMSPDERAELFDELPAGVVKRLLQELSPEERQATATILGYAEGTAGRVMTTEYVRLRDGLTVGEALSKIRRQDEDKETIYYAYVTDDNRTLMSVVSLRQLLFTFPEVLITDIASTRVIKVRTEMPQEEVAQIMKRYDLIAVPVVDREERLVGIVTIDDVVDILEEEATEDIQKLAGVSGGDEQPFSSPLVTLRKRLPWLFGVMLLYIGASSAIAPFQETIKMVPVLAVIMPLFSNTGGTVGIQTLTVTIRGLGVGELTPQDTFKILRKELQAGLGTAVALGLTMIMLSLIWAPPQERWVSLVAGTVMATNTLVAVTLGTLLPMGLKRLKLDPALVSGPLVTTMLDAIGFVIFLTLISTALHIFHLKA; encoded by the coding sequence ATGCTCTTAGAAGATGTTCGCAATTCGGCTTTTGACATTGGCGACTTAAACCAACTCAAGTTGGATTTGAATAGTACACAACCCGTAGATGTGGGAGAGTACATTACACAATTGCCCAAACAAGACAGGGCGATCGCATTCCGTTTACTCAATAAACATCAAGCTATTGATGTATTTGAATATCTGCCTGCGGAAGTACAGGAAGAAATCATAAATTCCTTGCATGATGTTCAAGTTGCACAAATCATCGAGGCGATGAGTCCGGATGAACGCGCAGAATTGTTTGATGAATTACCGGCTGGGGTTGTCAAACGTCTGTTGCAAGAACTAAGTCCAGAAGAACGGCAAGCAACAGCAACGATTCTCGGCTATGCTGAAGGCACCGCTGGACGCGTGATGACAACTGAATACGTGCGGTTGCGAGATGGGTTAACTGTTGGAGAGGCTTTAAGTAAAATCCGCCGTCAGGATGAAGACAAGGAGACGATTTACTATGCCTACGTCACAGACGATAACCGCACGCTGATGAGTGTTGTCTCCCTACGACAGCTACTGTTTACCTTTCCTGAGGTTTTGATCACAGATATCGCTAGCACTCGCGTCATCAAAGTCAGAACAGAAATGCCCCAGGAAGAAGTTGCCCAAATCATGAAGCGATACGACTTAATCGCTGTCCCTGTGGTTGATCGAGAAGAGAGACTGGTGGGTATTGTCACGATTGATGATGTGGTCGATATTTTGGAAGAAGAAGCCACAGAAGACATTCAAAAACTCGCAGGTGTGAGTGGCGGTGATGAACAGCCTTTTTCGTCTCCTTTGGTAACTCTTCGCAAGCGCTTACCGTGGCTGTTTGGAGTTATGTTGCTTTATATTGGGGCGTCTAGTGCGATCGCCCCCTTTCAGGAGACCATAAAAATGGTGCCAGTGCTGGCTGTGATTATGCCGCTTTTCTCCAACACAGGCGGTACTGTAGGCATTCAAACCTTAACTGTGACAATTCGTGGACTTGGTGTTGGAGAACTAACACCCCAGGATACTTTCAAAATTCTCCGTAAGGAACTTCAAGCAGGACTGGGTACAGCGGTAGCACTAGGACTGACTATGATTATGCTTTCCTTGATTTGGGCACCACCTCAAGAACGTTGGGTGTCGTTAGTTGCAGGAACAGTCATGGCAACAAATACTCTTGTGGCTGTCACTTTAGGAACTTTACTACCAATGGGCTTGAAGCGACTAAAACTTGATCCCGCTTTGGTGAGTGGACCTTTAGTGACAACAATGCTGGATGCCATTGGTTTTGTGATTTTCCTAACCCTGATTTCTACGGCTTTGCATATTTTCCACTTAAAAGCATGA